The sequence TACATTCTCTCCACTTTATGCAAACCTCCAAAAACGACACACTGTCCTTCTGCCAAATTTGCTCCTACAACTAAAGGATATTGTCACAACTTATTATTTCCACATTTTAAGTGGGGTTTCTCTCCATATGAAAGATTAGAAAGCCTTTTAACAGGAAACGTCGATACATTAAAGGACGATTCCATCGGTTTTCAACCATATCTATGTACCTGTCACGTGTATGAACTCATGGTGGGTGGAAGATTTTGGGAAGTGTGAAATCCTGTTATGAAGAGCTTGTTAAGTTTCTAGCCTGATATGACTCGTATAATACTGTAGCCACTATGTGTGTATTCATTCTCCAGGTACAGCATACCAATGCTCAGTTCTTAACACTATTCCAATAATGTTTAGGTTTCACACGTCTTAGACATAGAATACAATGCAATTCAacttttgttgttgcttttcaCTGTTTCCCAGTTTTTTCTACACTTAAAGTCCCTCCTTGTTCTTAATCCCTGACAGTGCTCTGTTCAGAGAAAGAGTTCCACGATGCTGCGAAGAGGAACGACACAGCGAAAATGCAGGAACTGATCAAGAAGGGTGTGGACGTTAAGGCCAAAAATAAAGTGAGCCAGCTGAAGTATAAATATGTACACTCTTCAAGGCCTTGCTTGTCCTTGCTTTGCTACAGAAGTTATTTTCAGCTGATAACAATAGGTCCTCTTTTCAAAGCGGACACTTTGAcctgtcatagcaggaaaagcacaggtggaactaacAGGGTTAATCATGGCTCACTTCCATTCAAATGCACAATGGCAGGGCTCTGGGAGAGATACACCTAGATTGAATGCTGTTGTTGATTTTATTAGTTACACCTATGCTGGTGCCACTTTGACActtaaaatgtctgctgtgaaaaaggtgtaCTGCTCTGAAATATTCCCACAATGGAACCAAAAAAGTAGTAGAAATGGACTTGCAGctctgctaacaatcccacaatgcaattcaTCATTTTACAGAGTTACAGTTTGTAATTTTTAAGTGTCCAAACTCTTAATTTCCTGCCAACTACAGAGTAAACTATTGAGTGTCTGTTAtatgattttggacacagcctaaatgttttttaaaaagtgttaagtttGTATGAACTTAAAGGGTCTTTAAAACAATCCACTCCAACCATTTTCCAATGCAGACTATAGACTGTTAGActgtgtgcagttttttttttatcattcagaTGAAGTGACTGCTTCAGGATTCAGTGACTGGGAACCATTGCTGCATTTTCCACAGAAGCTGTGAATGGtagttcattttttaatgtgttcatAGATTTTTATAAGCTCTATAATACAGCAGGATTGACAGTTTTCTATCTGTAGCGTGCTTCTCATTAAAATACAAGCACTTCCCCCAGAACATCTTATACCATCGTAGGGCCTTGATGCATAAATAAACATCTGTGctaaaggaaagaaagagaaacaaaaagaaatgcaagagttaaacattataaataaacttgtatGTTAACATGGAGCTTTACATGGTAGTTAATCTCTACATCTGCAGTCTGTTTTAAGATGTTGCACTGACCGCTGTATGTGGACTTCCTTTATTTTAGGTGTTGCATGTTGCATTGATGTCACCAACACATCACttattaaacacaaacaaatttgACAACACGCACTTGGAGGAAGGAAGTAATGTAAATTAATGTATAATTTAAGATAAGTTGTTCATACAGGTTTAGTCACGCACCAGTGAACTGTTCTTGAAAGCAAGCTTGGTTCCTCTTTTAGGGTACAATGTTTTATAGCAGCATTGAGGTGACGCCTCCAGTTAACCATTAGGCCTTTTTCTCATGGCTGCATTGCAATGTCACTTCCAGGTCACTGATATTGTGCATTAATGTTCACTGATGCGCTCaatggaacagagccatcattaatgttaatagtaacacttgtgcttttcctgctacaACAAGTCTAACAGTCTGGTGGTGTCATTGAACTGGTGCTGTCAACTTATCATAGGCTCAAGTGTTTAATCAAAtatcatgatttattttttattttttttaaactgacaaaGTACAGTATTcatgtctctctatctctgtacAGATAGAGCGCAAAGCACTGCACTGGGCAGCTGGAGCTGGGAATGAACAGGCTTTACGTCTCCTACTGGACCATGACACCGAAGTCGATGAGAGGGACACTGTATGTACACTACTTGAAGAGCTGCCATTAAATAAATTCCTTAATACTACagtaataattctctgtgacTGAGAGATATAACTGAATGAATACTGATCCAACCTACCTACAGAAGGATGGGATGGGTTGCACCAACCGTTCTTTACTAAGCCTGGTCCTAACCGCTAAGTCAGTCTTTGTTAAGACCAGTCTTTAGAATGGACTTTACACCGGTTGCACCAACCAAACTTAAGCCTAGTCTGAACTGCGCCCGGTCTTAGTGATGTGTGTCCATGTGAATGCCCATGTGACTATGGCTATTGCCTAGCAGCGTGCGTTGCTAGGATACATTGTTAACAATCTCCCGCTGTCTTGCTTATTGTAACTAATCATTTCTAATTTGCGGCAATGTTATGGAGgatcagagaaaaagaaaaggcaatTTCACTGCCTCTTTCATATTTAGAATTAACATGAGGTGAtgatttaaaaggaaaacaagtgATTGGATTAAAGTCCTAAAATTGACGCAGATCTGCTTTGTGTGGTGACGTGTCCTGATCAGTGTGTCAGCACCATGGATAGTCATTTTCTATCTCCCTCTCCCCCCTTCGGCCCATGACGCTATCCATGGTGCTGACACATTGATTAGGACAGATCaccacacagagcagagctgaCCAAGATATGCGCCAATTTTAGGACTTTAAtccattcacttttttttgtttactttacttGTAACCTTCTTTTTCACTTGATTGAATGACCTTTATCTGTCAACTTTATTTAGCTTAATCCTGCATTTTCCAAGTTATGTAGCCCATATGTCTCTGTGTTTACACATTTGTTCAGTTAGTCAGCATAATTTTCAGACAGTTTTATGCatgaaatgaataattcagAGTAATGACAGCATAAAGGAAATTATTGAAGCTTAAGTGTGAGTAATGGAAGAAATAGACTAATTATACTTACTGTGCAAGCTATATTTTTTGTTAGCAGCAGGTGACAACGTTGCGTTGTGGTCTGACACAAACTGTAGGTCTGGTGGCAGCTCGTCAATAAGTTCAAACAGATCTCTCCTGCAGAATCCAACCTCTCAATCAGCTCCTCATTACTTTCTGTAGATGTCCAATGGATAATAACTCTCTCCTGTCTGAAATACACCACACACCACGCCATGTCTGTGCCTGGTATATTTCAACTGTTAAACCTAGATGGTGCAACCGGTGTAACTATTAGGTTGGACTTAAAGCGCCAAGTTATGACCAACTTAGCTTAAGGTATAAGCCATGTTGGTGTAGATCATTCCCATAAAAATATGGAGAATCAAAGGCTGGCCTTACCTGTTAATTATTCTGATACACTGTGCAGGTTTGGGCTGTGTCAGACAAAAGCTGACAATTGTGATGACAACATGGTAAAATCTTAGGTCCTATAACGTCTGTCcatcactgactcactgactgacaaaactaagtatcccagaatgcattttgcaccaacCGACAGCAATGGCGATTAAGCTTTTGTAATCTACTGTAGGATTgtttaatatgtcactttatgaagttttaatatttatcaGGTGATCAATTTATCCAAATAAGGCCTTTTTGAGAAGAGAGGATCTGTACGTGGTTGCCAGTGTAACTTCCTGTCAATGTCTGCACGTTACATGCGTCTAGTGTCTTTTCAAAATGAAGCACTTAAGTGTtcatggtaaataaaataaaagcaatttaacaaatatatttatgaatgcaaactttacacacatgaaacaccCTGTATTGGGTCATTTACACGTAGCATTAATGATTAACTTGATAGTTACTGcattaaaaatatctttcaGGTTGTgaataagtgaaataatatatgaaacatataaaaaaaagccTAAATCTTAACTCAACCCTTCTTACAAGAGCAGCATATAGTCCACACCCAAAATCTGGTGCGATGTATTTTAcgtatatatatttaaagtttttgttatgtgtacagcaccttgagttacatctactgtatgaaaagtgctatacaatTAAATGAACTTAGATTTACATATAAACAATCACCATAAAAATGCTGATGATGTCCATGTCTGATGGTAACCAGACGACATACAAACTAAAAGCCCTCTAGTGTgtcatacacggtccagccgTATACTGGCTTTTGACCTAGTGTTGTTCAGTTATGCATTAGTACTCCCCAAACACACGGAAACACGCTGATGTGGAAAATCGATTGAGTTTCCCTTTGAGAGCTTGATCTCTCTGtgttgtgaagcactttggatCAAGTCTGTTGTAGAATATAAAAAAGGTTTAGTTAAGCCTTAAGATAATAGCTATTCACTATGAGAGCTACTATTCACCATACATTCAACACATTGTATCATACAGTCTGCAACCAAACTTTACTGAACTCAGCCCTCAGGGTATGATGCCATAAgcctgttgttgctgtttatcTTCTGCCTTTGTCTCTCCTTGTCCCCTAGGGAAACATTGCCTTGTACTATCAGAGCTTCACTGTCATATAACATAATACAGTTCTAAATGCTGTTCCGCAGTTTGGCATGAATGCTCTGCTTCTGGCGTCCTGGTTCGGTCACCTGAAAATCCTGCAGATCCTGGTGTCCTGCGGGGCAAAACTCAACTGTGAGAACAAAGTAAGAGCTGCTTCCTTTCAGTGTCACTACAGACAGAAGGAAACCGTGCGTgtcaacagtgtgtgtttgtgtgtgtgtgtgtgtgtgttaggatgGTCTGAGGATGCTGCACTGTGCTGCCCAGCGAGGCCACATCAGAGTGTTGGAGTTCATCATGGAGGACCTGGAAGACATCTCTCTGGACAGAGTGGACAAGGTGACTGTTTGCCTGACGCTCCTTTCTTTTCCATGTCTTTACTTTAACAAACATGCTCTTGCTGTCAACAGTGGGACAATAAAGGAAGAGACATGAACATGAATGCAACAGGGTGCTATTATCTGAACATAGTGTAGAATAGAGTATATGTGTAACCTGAGGATGTCTCTCTGACCAGTCAGGGAAGACAGCTCTTCACCTGGCTGCTGAACATGGACAATTTGAAGTGGTGGACTTTCTGATTGGAATGGGGTGCACTCATGGTTTGAAGGACAAGGTAGtgacacacaacacattaacaaacataTTAAAGTAGTAACAATAAGTAATAAGCATGTCAGGGGCTGTTGTGCATGACTGAAAGACTATAGGAAGTTGTTTTGAATTTCTACTTAAGCAGCTAAAATGTAAGACTGCAATGACCACTCCTTGACTAAGCTAATGTGAGCTGGAAGACATCCATCAGTCCTGTGTTTTGAAGTCAACTTTTGACCAGAAAACAAGCTAGGTGTCAGAGGCCCCTCTTGGCATGTTGAGATGGATATACTGCATGTAGAGGAAGCTGTCTCCAGTTGTAATTTGTTGTTATGTCTGGACTACAGGAAGAGAACACAGCCATGCATCTAGCAGCACAGCACGGGCACACAGAGGTCCTGCAGAAGATCATGGAGACCGGAGTAGATGTGGATGAGCGAAACATAGTGAGTGAACCGGACCAGACCGTATACTTAATTAGAGGGACTGTGGTACATAACTGGCAGCCTGTTTGCACTTTCTCCACTTTTTGATTTCACACAGAAAGTTTTTTTAGTGGTGCAAGAAGACtttgtttactgtaaaactgcagtaaacagtgttttctttctttttttgactgTGTGGAGATGTAAAATTTAGGTCAAAATATGGGTAACTCACTTTtgaaatagaatagaatagaatagaatagaatagaataccAGTGTCTGTCTATTTTGAACAGTATATAGgtgtttttgtgacttttggaaacatttatatttaatattctttttttagtttatttaagtAATGGTTTGTTCTGAATGTGACTATGTTTGTTTACACTGGTGGAATATCTGTTTCTACTCAGAACAGAAAGTTAGTGACAATTCTGATAATCACTTCattgtttacataaaaaataaccaagtaaaaataccaaacattgtCAAATGTTAAGATGTCACTCTGGGTTCTGGCATCCTGTGATGAGCAACTGTCATGTTACAGACAGATAACATGCTCAGCGTGCAGTGTTCCCTGACTGTAACGtgcctgttgtgtttttaggatGGTCTTACAGCATTGCACCTGGCAGCTGATGGAGGTCACTGTGAATGTGTCAGACTGCTGCTGGAGTCTGGCTGTAATGTCAACGCACAAACGAATGTATGGTTTACTCATTTTTAAGTAATGTATCATTTTCCGTAGACACAAGGGATTACAATGTAGACTATCTGTTGACCGTGATGTTGAACCCTTCCTGTTGTTTGCAGAGGAATATGAATGCTCTCCATTACGTGGCCCAGCATGGCTTTGACAGAGAGGCCAGCCTGCTGGTGGAGGCACGAATCAACATAGATGCTTCAGACAATGTAAGTAATGTCAGCTATCATGTGCTTCGTATTAAGCATGAATAAAGTCTTCCGACTGAGACAGTTTAGCCAAAACGGCAAAAATGGAagaatctgtttttgttgtaattttataCTTTAAACATTCTAAATCTCATATGGAAGAAAAAACGTCACACTGACGTCTTTGTTCAGTGGTTCAATATTGATGCAGTTCTGATCACATGGAACATCGCACAAAGATTTGGACAGGTGTGGTTTGTTGTACTTGTGAACACACCCACCACTTCTACAGCGCTGTACAACAGTACATTGTTTAGTGCTGGACTGCACAGTCTGGAGACAGAGCACGCAGCAACAGCAGAATTattagaattattattattagcctGGTGGTAATTATGTCTAAAGGAatagttctttgttttttgggtttttttttttaatatacttgatgacatcatctgttttttttgaGACTCAACAAAGctgcagagccacagaagaagaagattacACCACAGACACAGAGTATTAATCTAAATGACTACTAAATAGAccttttatgtgtaaaatcagtggagagTATTCACAGTAAACATGACTATTAATGGATATACTATATTCCTAACGACCCATAGATTTTAGTAAATGTATCTACTATATTATTGAACTGTTCCAAAAACAAACTTGGAGGTCACTGAGGCTCCTTTGTACTGGTATTATTCACATACCAGATAAAAAGTAGTTCAtgtcttctttctctgtgtttgaaacAGCAACAGAACACACCTCTCCACCTGGCCGTGTTCAACAATCACACAGAGGTTGCACGGCTACTGATAGATGCTGACTGTGACCTGGATATTGCTGATAATGTGAGTACAAGCCTGTACAACAGCAGTGGTACACATTAGAGAACCTTGGTGTGACGATCTAAGAATGCCATGTTGCATGTTACTCAAGCATGCATGTGATGCGGTTATGGATCTCGTAATCAGTGACACAAAGGCTACAGTGCAATCACGTAATTTAACAGATTGTGGTCATGTGGTTCACAGAGACAACAGACTGCTTTGCATATAGCAGCGGAGCATGGCTGGCAGGACATGGCTGAGATGATGCTAGTTTCTGGTGTTAACCTCAATCTGACTGACAAGGTAACACATAGAACAGACTTTCACCAAAACAGAATCAGGATTTATTGATTTTGTCCTTCCTAAAATGATTACATACCCTGATATTTGCAGAATATGAATATTAGTTTAATcatgttaattaaaatgttttatggcAAGTAAAACTGCTGTGTtctaattttaaattttaagttACTAATCACATAGAAGCATGAAGTATGAGTGTTCTGAACTGGCTGTGTGACACATACAGCAGGGGAAAACCTGTCTGGAGGTGGCAGCAAGAGGAAACCATGTCATCCTGGTTGACATGATCATCAAAGCCGACCGTTTTTATAAATGGGAGAAGGTGAGTTTATCTTTATTTCAGCGTCTGGGTAGCTAGCAGCGAAATATCTTAGtaggaggtgtgtgtttggttttcagCTATGTTAAGATACCTGGAAATACATCACATGAccatttcactgtgactttaagACAACGCTTGCTCCTACATTATGTATGAAGAAGTGCTTTCCctgctgatttcctgttggattcaGGATCACATGGGCAGTGAGCAGGATTCCTGGGTGGGGAGGCACCTGAGCTTCAAGCAGGACCACCAGCCAGAGACACAACATCTCCGCTCTGTCCTGTGGAGCCTGGCCACCAAGCACCTCTGCCGCGGGGAATGGAAGATTCTGGCGCAACACTGGGAGTTCAGCGACGCACATATACGAGCTATAGAACAACAGTGGACGGGTGAGCTATGCTAACCATTCAAAAATGgttgaaaacacaaagatggtTCTATCAActtgtctgcctgcctgttttCCCTCATGCTAGTTTTGCCTCATTCACTCCTCTCACAGCAAAAGAAGGGATTGTTGTCGTTTCTCTCAGGTTTCAGTCAACTTATCTCAAACTTTTGATGTATTATAATtctataattataatatttcagGTACAAAAAGCTTCAAGGAGCACGGTCACCGAATGCTGTTAATCTGGCTTCATGGAGTGGTGATGGCGGGGGAGAACCCGACCAAAGGCCTCTACGAGGGGCTGGTGGAAATCTCCCGGACAGACTTGGCAGGTGAGCCCATCAAACTGCACTGTGCTATTGTTTTAGACTGCAGTAACTGTTCATGTGTTATCACTGATCCGCTACCATGGTGTTGACCAGTGCATAATGACTTGCTTCCTTGTTGTCTTTTAATCATCCAGAGTGCATCCGGCAGAAGGCGAACGCAGAAACCAGCTCTCCCAAAATGTGCTCAGCTATGTGATCAACACCATGGACACAACAAATCCAAGGTGTCAGTTCACATCTGAACTCTATTTAACTACATATGTCCAGAGCTGAACCAATGATAGAACAGCTTTGTAATGTCCATGGCATGACCTGtttacatattcacacattcaaCATACTGTGATTGTTCTGGGTTTGGTTCACAGAGCGTATTTTCTTTCAGAGTTATGAAAATGATGGTTGTAGAATATTTATTCATGCATGCTGTGAACACATGCTGACTATGTAGAAAAAGCCCTTATACTTACTCATATTGTATACTCAGGGCTTCTTACACACTGTCTAAACAGTAGTGAAAGCAGCgtgtgagcagagcagcagcttcagtcctctgcttgtgtctacacaggatgtGTTCAGGAACAGTATTGACTGTAGGTCACCCACATTTTGGCAACACTAAGAGCCCAACAAACAGTTACTGGAGCTACAAGTGTAAAAGGGAAGAAATAGACCTAAAACTTAAAATATGCTTATGTGCTCAAAGTGTGAGTGAAATGCGAGCCTGTGCAGACAGCTGTATGGATTAAGAAAGAAGCATATCTG comes from Thunnus maccoyii chromosome 1, fThuMac1.1, whole genome shotgun sequence and encodes:
- the ankdd1a gene encoding ankyrin repeat and death domain-containing protein 1A isoform X2 codes for the protein MIERKALHWAAGAGNEQALRLLLDHDTEVDERDTFGMNALLLASWFGHLKILQILVSCGAKLNCENKDGLRMLHCAAQRGHIRVLEFIMEDLEDISLDRVDKSGKTALHLAAEHGQFEVVDFLIGMGCTHGLKDKEENTAMHLAAQHGHTEVLQKIMETGVDVDERNIDGLTALHLAADGGHCECVRLLLESGCNVNAQTNRNMNALHYVAQHGFDREASLLVEARINIDASDNQQNTPLHLAVFNNHTEVARLLIDADCDLDIADNRQQTALHIAAEHGWQDMAEMMLVSGVNLNLTDKQGKTCLEVAARGNHVILVDMIIKADRFYKWEKDHMGSEQDSWVGRHLSFKQDHQPETQHLRSVLWSLATKHLCRGEWKILAQHWEFSDAHIRAIEQQWTGTKSFKEHGHRMLLIWLHGVVMAGENPTKGLYEGLVEISRTDLAECIRQKANAETSSPKMCSAM
- the ankdd1a gene encoding ankyrin repeat and death domain-containing protein 1A isoform X1, with the protein product MEDELVSEDDFLLCSEKEFHDAAKRNDTAKMQELIKKGVDVKAKNKIERKALHWAAGAGNEQALRLLLDHDTEVDERDTFGMNALLLASWFGHLKILQILVSCGAKLNCENKDGLRMLHCAAQRGHIRVLEFIMEDLEDISLDRVDKSGKTALHLAAEHGQFEVVDFLIGMGCTHGLKDKEENTAMHLAAQHGHTEVLQKIMETGVDVDERNIDGLTALHLAADGGHCECVRLLLESGCNVNAQTNRNMNALHYVAQHGFDREASLLVEARINIDASDNQQNTPLHLAVFNNHTEVARLLIDADCDLDIADNRQQTALHIAAEHGWQDMAEMMLVSGVNLNLTDKQGKTCLEVAARGNHVILVDMIIKADRFYKWEKDHMGSEQDSWVGRHLSFKQDHQPETQHLRSVLWSLATKHLCRGEWKILAQHWEFSDAHIRAIEQQWTGTKSFKEHGHRMLLIWLHGVVMAGENPTKGLYEGLVEISRTDLAECIRQKANAETSSPKMCSAM